The window TACGGGGGCATACCCCAAATATAGCAGTTGCCGGCTGGCATAACAAGGAAGTGCGGCAATTTAAGATTCCTCGCTCTGCTCGGAACGACAGTTTGCGATGGCTCATCATGACAATGATGGCGCGGTGAGTGGTGAAGTCGTTCAGAACCGTCCATTCACGAACCCGCCTACGATTCTACTTTGGAACGCCCGCAACTGGTTCGATCACCGACGCAGTTATGGCACACGGCGAGTCGAAACGCGGTTTCGGGGGTGTCCAAATTGAACAATCTTCAAATATCAGTTCATGAAAATGCTTGAACTTTTCGCCGAGTATGGATAGCATTGTCGTCAGTGTTAAGGGCGCAGGCATATTCACACAGCGCGAGTTACCGATGAATGCCCGCGCACCGGCTGGAGATTGACAAAGGGTCGTCAAGGTATTGACAAGGCTACACGGCGGGACTATCATTGCTATCGCTGTTGAGCATCGCAAAAGACGCTCGTGATGTTGGACAGAATTGACGATAAATCTGATATACTTCGATAAATATCAAGCGTAGGACTTTTATAAGAAGAGGGGGTCAAATGACGTACCGTTTCCCTTCGCAGGGTAAAATACTTACTCTGCTGCTTTCCATCTCAGTGGTTCTTCTATTAGCGTGCACAGCAGGTCCGCAGGGTCCGCAGGGTCCCGCGGGACTTCCTGGCATTTCCGGCGCTCCCGGCTTGCCCGGTCTGCAGGGCGTTCCCGGTCTTCCGGGCATCTCCGGCCTACCCGGTAATCCTGGCAACCCCGGCAATCCTGGTCCTCCAGGTCCTGCCGGTCCTCCAGGCCCTCCGGGTCCCGCCGGTGTGGACGGCGTTTCGCCTCAGGCGGCGCTCGCTCTTGACTCCGACCTCGTATCCGTGAACGGATCGCTGACCGTAGATGGCTCCGGCTTCCAGCCGAATGAGCCGGTCGCACTGCTCCTGATAGTTGACGGGAACTTGCAGCCATTCCTAGGCGGCGGCACTCGGGCGCAGACTCAGGCGAACCCGGGAGGCAACTTCACCTTCACGGTTGATGACCTCGGCGCGGCGTTCCGTGGCAACACTGGTGCCCGTGTGATGGAAGCCTCCAACGGCGGCTCCAATAGCCTCGCAATCTACGCGAGCGGCGCAGACGGCAGCAGGGCAAGCGTGCCCATCAGGGTTGTAGGCTCCGGCGGCATTGCCTCCGCACCTAGCATTGCGCTCAGCAGTAACATCGTGGAGATTGACGGCACGGTTACGGTTATGGTCGCAGGCTTCATGCCTGGCGAGTTCGTAACAGTCGTAGCGTCCGGTGCGTCCGGCGGCGATGACAGGGTGCTAGTTGGCGGCCCAGCCAATAGCTTCGGCGCACTCTCACTCGACGCAGCGATAGGGCTGGATCCGGATGTGTACACCATAGAAGCGATGGGTCAGCCCGTCGGCGGTATGCAAGCATCCGTAACCGCGCCTCTGTCCGTGGTAGAAGAGAAGTAATTCCTTCCCCGCCACAACAGGCATAACGTAAAAGAGAAAGCCCTCCGTCAACAGAACTGACAGAGGGCTTTCAGTCGTTACTACTCCGATTGCTT of the Chloroflexota bacterium genome contains:
- a CDS encoding collagen-like protein: MTYRFPSQGKILTLLLSISVVLLLACTAGPQGPQGPAGLPGISGAPGLPGLQGVPGLPGISGLPGNPGNPGNPGPPGPAGPPGPPGPAGVDGVSPQAALALDSDLVSVNGSLTVDGSGFQPNEPVALLLIVDGNLQPFLGGGTRAQTQANPGGNFTFTVDDLGAAFRGNTGARVMEASNGGSNSLAIYASGADGSRASVPIRVVGSGGIASAPSIALSSNIVEIDGTVTVMVAGFMPGEFVTVVASGASGGDDRVLVGGPANSFGALSLDAAIGLDPDVYTIEAMGQPVGGMQASVTAPLSVVEEK